One window of the Flavobacteriaceae bacterium YJPT1-3 genome contains the following:
- a CDS encoding DUF2807 domain-containing protein: MRIWICLVCCLLLFACDSEEANDCLQTSGALVQQEFAVPVFTKIRTEQDMRLLLKEGPEQQVIIETGANLLNDVEVEVVDGVLALRNKNRCNLFREYEITRAIVTAPNITELRNGSGLEIQSDGVLNYPSLTLVSNTSIDVEGIRKSGVFDLQVNTERLIIRTNGLSVFYIQGQTELLDIRFDDEQPRLEGANLIAQEVQFFHRGANDMIVHPVQALRGTLVSTGNVIAVNRPPIVEVDAQFTGSLIFQD, from the coding sequence ATGAGAATATGGATCTGTTTAGTGTGTTGTCTCTTACTTTTCGCTTGCGACAGCGAAGAGGCCAACGATTGCCTGCAGACCAGCGGTGCATTGGTTCAGCAAGAGTTTGCAGTGCCCGTGTTCACTAAAATTCGGACTGAACAGGACATGCGCCTTTTGCTCAAAGAAGGTCCAGAACAGCAAGTGATCATTGAAACCGGAGCCAATCTGCTCAATGATGTGGAGGTAGAAGTGGTGGACGGAGTATTGGCGTTGCGGAATAAGAATCGTTGTAATCTGTTTCGGGAGTATGAGATTACCCGGGCCATAGTCACCGCCCCCAATATTACCGAATTACGGAACGGCTCCGGTTTGGAAATACAAAGTGATGGGGTGCTGAATTATCCATCACTCACCCTGGTAAGCAATACGAGCATTGACGTAGAGGGAATTCGAAAAAGTGGAGTATTTGACCTTCAGGTCAATACGGAGCGATTGATTATCAGAACGAACGGCCTGAGTGTGTTTTACATTCAAGGCCAAACCGAGCTTTTGGACATTCGGTTTGATGATGAGCAACCCCGACTGGAGGGCGCTAATCTGATCGCTCAAGAAGTACAATTTTTTCATCGGGGGGCTAATGATATGATCGTGCACCCGGTGCAGGCCCTACGAGGCACACTGGTCTCTACCGGTAACGTAATCGCGGTGAACCGTCCTCCTATTGTCGAAGTAGACGCTCAATTTACAGGTAGCCTCATTTTTCAGGATTAG